Within Lolium rigidum isolate FL_2022 chromosome 5, APGP_CSIRO_Lrig_0.1, whole genome shotgun sequence, the genomic segment ACTCTTGATGCAAGCACCGTTCAAATAAATGACGTTGAGCTTACCAAATGTGCGGATGATTTACATTTAACTTGTTTAAGCCTGAAAATATGCAAAATATGACATGCCACAAAGACATGTGGCGATGGGTGGCGCATAGTTAGGCAAGTTTGAGAAACTTCAATGTGTGTCTACAGTTTTATGCCGTGGTACCCTTCAAGAAAGCCACGTTCACCCGGGAGGTGTAACATAATTTCATTCTCATATCCAGTTTAGATGCAGATAAAACCAGGTTTCATTTGAAACTGATTGGCTAATCAATCACCATGATTAGTGACGTAGTTTAATTTGTTGTAAACTTCATAGGATCTGCTAATCGTGCATATCGTTTTGTAGATATTTTTGGAAATAACTAGTATGTTTATTTGTCTAAACTGTGGaatctcttttttgtttttttaagaaatctctcttttgtttttttgttaAAAAGAGTGTAACTATGTGTATTTTCCGGTCGTATGCATGGGATAGGAACTAGAGGCATGCATATATTTTTGCTCACCTCTGCTTCCACTGACCATGGATTAGCGGTTACCAAAAGTTCGAATGAGCCTTTCAATTTGCTGGCGGTGAAAAGTAATCATCCTTTGACCGGTAGAAGTGGTCCCCGTTATTATTTATGAACGGTCAGCTAGTGATGATTAGAGCATGTACTCTCCCGTCCtaaaaatatgttgcatataagttTTAGTCAAAATTAGACTTTGTACAGTTTAATCGACTATACaatgaaaaatattatttatATGATATGAAATGTTTCTACTAATATTGGTTTCATGTTGTAAAAGTCGGTATATTTTGTTACATATTTAGTCAAAGTTTATAAAGTTTAGCTTTCACGTAAAATTATAGACAACATAAATTGGAACAGAGAAAGTACACCTCCTTCTCTCACCGCCTCACTCACAAATTTTTGGGTGCGGTTCTTTCATCAAATGTCACTCGGTTGGTCATCAATTATAGAAACTTAGTTGTGCTCCCAGTGCCCACATAACACCGCGGTGGCATAGGAGACTACAGAGATGTTGGCTTCTGAATGTTCTTTACTTCTTTTAAGGGGTGCTAAAAGATTTGCCACCATTCACGAAGGGTGTGATTGGTTGCTAGCAGAGTTTTCTTGTATTTGTGGATGTTGTCTGAGGTAATGCAACCTCTAATCTTTGTTGTGTAACTTGTTTGGTTGCAAACAATTTCTATTCCGCATCAGTTGTGAAGCAAAGTTCCCGCCGTTTGCTTGCCAAGAAATCGTGTTTCAACAAATGCCACGCATGTTTGGTTACATCATGTTTGCCGAATAGGATCACCTCTACCTTTCTTGGTGAGCTTACCCAGTGTTCGACGCAAGGCATTCGACGCAATAGGAAATAACAGGACGACAACTATAGATCACATAATCAACAAGGCTAGCATACAGATAATAGTTCTAGCAGTAGATCATAGTGTTTCACCATGAGTTCATGAACAACACCGTGTGATGTTACATAAGTTCAACAACCGAGGGGTTACATAAATACCACCTCGCAAAATATACAGACTTGCCATCAGTTCAATTCAAACGTAGCGACTCCCAATATACATCATGGATGCGCCGTTTATCATTATCAGCAGAACACGCACGACAGCAAGCATCCAATGCTCTGGTTCCCCATAGGTAATACTTCGTCAGGAAGGAATTGAACCAGTTCATCCTGCCAGCAGGGGTCATCGCAAGATACCTGTTCACATGTGCCTTATGATCCATGAGGTGGCTCAGAGCACGGTGGACTGCAGCGGGAGTGAGGCATAGTTCTCTATGGGATTGTTGATGAGATCCGCGCCCCTAAGGTGAGTCTGCGGTGATGAGGATAGTTAGTTCTTCGTGCATAGTATGCAAGTGAATGAAATGAAACAAAATGTGCACTGATCTAACCTTGATGTGGGCATAGTATGCATCATCCTCCACAATGATTGTTGATGTCTTCACTCAACTCACCTCTTCAAGCATTTTCAGcatgcatgcatgaacccacATTACTCTCCAGTGCCTCAAATGGTTGTAGAGCTGGTCCACACCAACTTCACAGCCGGAACTTGAGAACATCCTCTACAATCGGTTTCAAGTCACCGTTCCTAAAGACCTGAACTCTGGTTGTCCCTTCCTTCACGAACTCGCACACCCGGTTCAGCACGATGGTGGACAGAGCAGCAGGCCTTATCATGATGTTCTTATTCCTCATAAGATAGTACGTACCTATCAAGTACCGGGATGTACCGAAGTGGCTGAGCCAGCAGCACAGAGTTCGTCGACAGATCAGAGCCTCTGGGGAGGTCGCATCCTATAGAGATAATCAAAGTACCAAAGTGCAAAAACAACGGCAAGCCATGTGTTTGTGATCTAAGTgttaggaaaattaacaaacatgaatttcgacatATTATCTAAAATGACGTCATGTCTCGGTAAAATAGCTCTCGAGGTTACATACGACCTCTGAtgaaaaaaaaatatacaaaaatGTATCTAAATAAAAATTTACATATGAATTCAACGCCTACGGCCATTTATCTATTTTTTTCGAATCctcaaaatcaaaaaggaaaatagagttttctgaggttttagattttgatgcaaaaaaaattcaaaaaataaattaccaccggcgcaccaccacatTGGTGCGCTGGTAACCTTCGCTATATATTGACAACAATCGCGTGGCCTCTTCTCCTTTCTCActttctcccctcctcctcctcctcctcctcctcctcctcttttccCTCCTCCCTCCCCTTCCTCCTTTTCTCTCTGCTTCCCCTCTTTGTCTCCCAtggcctcctcatcctcctgcACCCAATgacctcctcctccaactctcctGCACCGATGGCCTCCTCTTCCTGCTGCATCGATGACCTCCTACTCCTCCTGCACCAACGGGCCAAGCCTCCtactcctccggcctcctcctgcaCCGACGGCCTCGACCACCTACTCATCCACCTCACCGCACCGATAGCCTCAGCCTCCTCCTACTGCACCTCCTAAACCGACGCGGCAACGATAGCGGAGTCGAGGGGGCGGCCCACTTCTCGAGCTATATCTGGATCATCTtttaaaaaaaactgaaaaaatatATCGTTGGTGCACCATAATGGTGCGCCAGTGATAAATCGTGTTACCGCCAGTGGACCTGCCTAGTGCGCTGGTGATAAGCTATTATCACCGGCATGTTCCCaccggtgggcactggtgcaccgagGGGTAACCTATTTTGGTCCGCCGAcggtaggctttttcctagtagtgcacgtGTGGATGATGCGTTGACAGAAAACAACGACCGGTTCGCTCACATCCCTGCATCGCCTATTGACCTACAATTTTGCAATTACTAACTAGATCGCTAATACCGTGTTAAACCCTGATCAAACCACCGCCAAATGCGACACAACAGCTACACCATGCAACTGTTAACACAAATGGCCAAATCTATTTCTCTCATAGCAGCAACCAGACACGTACAAGGGGGGCATGGCCCTTTGGGCGTAAATGATAAAGGGGCCTAAAGCGATACAGAATAGTGACATAAAGTTATacataacacacacacacacatatatatatatatatatatatatactcctgggtgtaactacacccatgtctcatatactaccatacagaagtatgtaccatactttatcggtttgagtatgttcttacactatatctaagatattctaaaccaagtttggtgaaaaaaaatgcaagtgagcatgtagtttgcattatatagccgaaatacatgcatatgtatacgtaaaaaatgagtctacgtaaaaaaatgtacatactgcctacaaagtattatatatactaccaaaatagtctaatatacttcatactacatgtacatactctccggtatgatagatactctctagattatgagaaacacgcgtgggtgtaactacacccgggtgtagtatgaatatgtcatatatatatatatatatatatatatatatatatatatatatatatatatatatatatatatatatatatatatatatatatatatatatatatatatatatatatatatatatatatatatgtatactcATGTATACTCTTAacaccccccccccacacacacacacacccacacacacactcaaagtcaAGGTGGATCTGAAAAATTGAGTTTGAGAATATGAAGACGATGTTGTTCTCTAGTTTGGAGCTTGGTAAAGAAATCAGCCACTTGAACCTCCGAGGGAACATATTGAAGACGAATAGTTGATTGTTGACATTGTGAGCGGGTAAAAGAGGCATCCACACCAATATACTTAATTAGTTCATGCTTCACAAAGAACATTTGTGGGTGCATCACACGAGGCTCCAAGATCAACAAGTATCCACTGAAGCCATATATCTCTGATGTGATAGTGGCAATGGCATGAAGTTCAGTTTCAACGCTAGAATGAGACACTGTTTGTCTATTTCTTGGACTTCCATGTAATGAGAGAAGTTTCAAGAAAGAGGCAATAGCTAGTGACTGAATGACTATCAACATGATCACTCACCCAAGTAGAGTCActacaagcatggagaagctgatTAGAGCGAGCACAAAATAATTTGCGTCATGATGTCCCCCTCAAATATCGAAGAACACGAAGCAAGTGGCCATAGTGAGCTGAGGTAGGAGCACTAACAAATTGACTGCGGATGTGAACTACATGAGCAATGTCTGGTCATAGTGACGTACACAATGCTTCCTACAAGATGTCGATAGCGAGAGGAGTCCTCAAGGAGAGTACCATCAGTGGGTCGCAATTGCAGATGCAACCCCATGCGTGTAGTAGCAACACGTGTATCCGTAAGACTCGAACGCAAGATCAAATCGTGAGTGTAGTGATGTTGAGAGAGAGATAGTAACCATCATCAGTGTGATCAACCCCAATTCATAGGAAATGACTGAGAAGCCCCAAATCTGACATCTTGAATTGCTCACTCAACTTTTTCTTAATAAAAACGATGTACTTCTGGTCACTACATATCATCCACATAAAGCAGAAGTAAAATTCAACCACCATCAGATGtatgagtgaaaagtataagatcATGCTCACTAGAAGAAAAGCCAACAACTTGAACCACATAACTAAATTTCTCAGACTAAGcacgaggagcttgtttgagcccaTAAAAAACATTTCGAatatgttataaaagcgacaagcaaataacgaataaCGAAACAAGAacgcacgcaggggacacaagatttaacgtggaaaaccccttccaacacagaaggggaaaaaaccacgggcagcaaaacttcactatatcggggagtgtttacaaacgccgtgagttatcttataatctgatgaaccctagccgacggcttacaagatgtatatataggcggtgccaactatctcgctccgctcgtcagaagttagcctccctttagtatatgaatttagaTCACAATACAACAGAAGATAACAAACATGACTATATGGGAAAAAGTTGCCTATTGTGTCTTTCTGCTTCATGTTAACACAAATGCCCAAATCAATTTCCAGTACATGTACAAGAGAGACATGGGCCTAAAGGCTTAAGGGGCCTAAAGCTATACAAACAGGGACCTAAAGTTATACATAACATATATATACACTCATGTATACTCTTAACAGCAACAAGACTCGACAGGCGGCGCAGCAAAGCACGCGTGTCTATAATTTGCCATGCCCAAGAGCTCACGCATTTGTCCATGCCTACATCAGTCGGACAGTCTGTTCAAACTCTGGACTCCGGACCCGCTTGACTCAGTATGGAATGTGCTTGCTTTCAACCGTGGAGAAAGATTATAACCCTTATACTTCGCCAGATATTCAGTGGCAAGAGTTGGCTCAAATCTTCAGAACCAAGGTCAGCACAGTTTTGTCATCACGCAAATTCCTTTTTTAAACGGAAGGCATAaatgcccagctttaaattaataaagccatacgGCCACAGGTACAAGGATGCTGATAATAACAGCTTACAACACCACGCACAACACAAGCAAAAACAGATATGCAACAAGCCCTGCTTGCAATGGCGAGGTCCTTCACGCTCGGTGTCGAGGAAGAAGCACACAGCAGCAAAGACCAGCCAATCGACCTTGATCACACCTCCAGAGGATCAGCACCAAGGAAACTCCGGCAGCGCACAAATCTCCTCCCTTGCTACAGAGGGCCCCTGCCCTCTCGCCCTGGATCGAAGGGCGCCGCACCGACAGACAAGGGTCTGTTCACCCTTGAACAAGGAGAATTATTGTCCAAGAGACAGTCACAGGATGCTCGATCTTGCAGGCCTTCTCGCAGCGACGAGCACACAAATGCAGCAACGGCTTCGACATGAACAGCCGAGAGGAAAAGGGAAAACTTGGGGGCAGCCATCGAACACGGAGGTGCAGGGGAGTCGAGCGAGGGCGGGAGGCGCCCCGGCCCAGCAACCCTACCGAGCTGCGGCGGCAGCCACGGATCCCTCCAAACGGGCAACACTCACCGGCTACCGCCGGCCCCGGAGCGGCGCCTCCGAGGAGGGTGCgacgccgtggccgccgccgcgcgtccAATCGACGGATTTTGGGCTTTCGCCCGGGACGGAGGTAGGGGTGGGAAGCAAGGGCCTCGGCGGTGCCTCCGGGAAGGTGAACGGCGCCCTCGGCGTCGCCACCGTCGTGGTCCACGACCGGGGATTTCTCCCGGCCCCGGAGCACCCCACCGGCTCCCCGGGCGGCATCGGCGTCGGCGCCGAAGCCGCCGGCCGCCAAGAACCGAGGGAGGAGAGAGCCTAAGAGGGAGGAAAAGATCGACCTTCGAGATGCGGGAGCGAGACGGAACCGCCCACGCCCAGCTCGCACCCGCCGTTGCCCCGCCGTCCGCACGGCCAGAGCACCGGTTAGCAGCACCCGCGAGCGTCACCGGCCGCGCGATCAACGTCGCCTCACCacacgaggccgccgcctcgccgcccgacAGAGACCCCGTCGGGGAACTACCAGAGGAGGCCACCCGTACCAAGGCGAGCCGGAGGCCGGCCCACGGAGCGGGGGATCTCATCAAGCGACAACCGCGGCCGCGGCGAACCCGGCGCGGAGGTCCTCCATCTAGACACCACGCGGGGAGCCAAGAGCtcggatccccgccgccccttcCTCGGCGTCgcgagcttggccggcggcgtctctgggggcgacgaggaggatGGGGGACggagggaggagcggcggcggcggacctagggtttcgcctcctcggtcgcctggaggaggcgacgcgaggagaGCGAAACGGTATCTATCAAGTGCGGATCATAACACGCAAATTCCTCAAGGTCACAAATCGATCCATATGATAATCAGATCACATGGGATAAATAGGTGCCATGAGTATCATAAAGTCGAAAGAAAACAATTAGATCACATAGATGGTACTACTGCAGAAATCACCGTCTTATACAGGTAAAAGATCAATATGTTGAATAGATCACAGAGACTTAAGAACAGGTGCTGTAACATAAATTCGAAAGAAAGCAAAGAGATTGTACTGCAGAAATTGCTATCTAGGCAAAAAGTATCAGTAGTTGAACAACTAGGCAAGGCTAAGAAGAATGCCACGATAAGCTCTCCAGTCTCAAGTCTTTGTATCGTCACCCTCGCCATGATTCTGTGAAATGCCGGCATTTGAACTTGAAGCATCAACCTGATGCATGAGTAAGGATCAAACACAAGACAGTGGTGGTCTTATAATAGGTCAGAGATAGTCTCAAATACCCattggaaaaaaaaaactgaatctgaatcttcattctcatttttctcttTTCCAATGGCTGGCATCGGTGCCGTTTACCAATCAATACATGCCTACTACTGTGATTGCTCTTTGTTCTAGAACTCCTTTTCTGTTACTTTGTCTGCTATGTTGTCATGACCTAAGCTCCTGAGAGTTTAGTCATGTGGGGAAGGTGGTACGGTGCTAGGCAAGGCGACGCATGGTTTGGTGGGAGGGAAAGCCTCCTATTCAAGTTTCTTGTTTAATTAATTGATGCCCTCTAGGCTTGCACGGATTGCATTTATATAGGCTATTTGGTTTGATCTACAAGTCAAACATAACCTCCCAGCTCTTGACACTATCCTATCTCTAATCAAACTCTATCTTTGAATACTAACTTCGATAAATAAGGAAACTAAGAGATAAGAGGCTAAGCCTCAGGCCTCGAGCTGAGTCATGCCACAACGTGCATCTGCTGGACCTCCATAGCATGACATATATAAAGGTGTCCAATATAGAACAATTTTAAGACCCTCTATTAGACTATTACCTTACTCGACAGCCACCAAAGTAACTTTTAATTCCATTCTCAGTTGGCACAGCTATGCTCGCTTGCTCAGTTAATCATTATTCACTATGTTTTCCAACAAATGTATAAGAATCAAACGCATACTTGCCATTCAAAGATGAAAAAAACTGCTCGGAAGgacatactacctctgtccatacaatggtgtctcaactttgtcaaaatatgcatgtatctagacgtgttttagtgtgtagatacatgcaaatttggacaaagttgagacatccttttatggacagagggagtataatatATGTAAGTCTGAAAATACAAGTTAAGATAGGAATCAACACACAAGTGAGTATCTTGTATTGATGCAAAATACGTCATCTGTGGGCTACCTGTGCAACAgcacaatgaagcacaataacTAGAAAACTTGCAGGTTTAGCAAAAAGGAACTAAAGTACACACTTATGCATTAATTAAACTATGGGATGGAAAATAATTGAATTATAGGCTTATAAGGAAGGTCATTCAGCATGAAGGGAGATAGTACAATTACTTTGCTTATATTTCACAAGAAGCTAATTTTCTCATATATTGCAGATTAGATTAAGACAGATACGGGAAACAAGAACTAGTGAGCTATAGCAGAAACGAAACACATGAGTAAATAATACCAAATGTAAAATCTTTACCTGATCTTCAAGAGCACTGCGCATCATACTAATGATAGTATCCATAACCTGCCTTGTAGCCTTTAGAGGAGTTAGCTTTATTAATTTGCCATATCTCAAGGAACAGTGGTAAATGATCTGGCTTGTACATTTAAAACATTGTACCTTAGTAATACTATTCCAATTCTTCATGCGAGCAAGTAGATTTTCCATATCCTGCCTCTGTGCCACACAATTAAGCCGCCGAAGGGACCTTGGCTGCTGGACTCATGCAAGACATGCGTTACAACTTACAACACTCATAAGGGTGCACATATACATCATTTTGCCTTCTGCTTTTCAAATGAATATGGACTATTCAAATTTATGAAAATAGAATTTATGCTAACTTCCACTAAGATAATAATGATTATTATTACCTGATCTGGAAAGTTTGGAAATATTTGATTGATTTTGATGCCAATTTCCTTCCGAACCTCATCATCCACTATATGCGGCAGTAGACCATTGATTGCTATGCTATTCCGTCGTGCAGATGCCTATTAAAAACAACTCAACAATTGTTAAAATTTCCAGAATCGTGAATTCTCATTAAGGTAAATTTGAATTCAGTCAACGTACATTTCCATCATGCTCATTCTTATGAACGACGCTCCATGATTTTTCATTCTTAGAGAGCTCCTGCTCCCATGTCTCCCACTTCTTCAATTCCCAGCCTTGCCGCTGTTTTGGCCTTCGCACAATGCTTGCATTCTTGTACACATCTAACCGTACGAGTGACTTCACAAAGATGTAGGATTTCATGTTGCCAGGCTTGTGGGGGCTGAAATCTAACAGCTTTGTCATCTTACCCAATTTAGTACGGAAGTTCTCCCCAAGCAACTCGTAGGAATATAGGCTACAGCCAAAACTAGGCAATATGATCTTGTCCCCATGACCCAAATTTGGACCAGGAATGTAATCTGGTGGGTACTGAATATTGTACTTCTGGCTCCACCTTTGCTCCGCCTTATTGTCAAGTGTCCAGATCTGCAGGTCACCAACAAGCCTTCTGGGCTGAGAAGGATAAGTTTGAGCAGTTGCTATGCTTATCTTCCCATCTATTTCTCTGATCCAATACCGACGAGGACCCCCACTTGCACAATCTTCAGGTGCAACTGCTGGCAGTTCTATCCGTGCAAAACTTTCTTCATTGAGATCAAAGGTCATAACTGCATGCTGCCAGCTAGCTACCATGTCTTCGGTTAGCCAATACATTATTCCATCAACATTGATTGCACCAGAGTTCTTCACACAGTTCAAGCTTAGGGCTTCTGGGGTTCTGATATCTCTCCATTTCTCATCACCAAGCGTGTAAACTTGAATGACGCTGAATTTGTTGTCATCATGGGGGCGATAGCGACCCTCGACATGATCAGCAACGAAGTGTATAATCTTGTATTCTTTTGTCGATGGGTGACATCCAAAGCTATAGAACAAGAAGTGATCACCCCTCGAATTCTTTACAGGTTTCTCAAGATGCAGGTGTTCACCGGTTGCAAGGTTAGCTATCTTGATCATCGATGTCTTTGTGTATAAACAAAGAAGACCATTGCATGAACCACAAAGGAAATCATCAGGGCCAATCACTGGCGCTGCATATTTGGAGTGTGACCAGGCTCCATCAATCACGATAGCATCAGCGGGGTAGGGCTCTCCTGAAACCGACTCTTGCGGAAAGAATACTAACACACAATGGGGCGCATGCTGGAGTTGAGAGGCGACGAACTGGGGATCTCGGATGATTTTGTGCCACTGCTTACAGACATCAATGCACCTCAGCAAAGTGCTCACAGGAAGCCTCAAGAATATCTGCTCAATTAGGTCCCCTGGGAGACAGTTTATAAAGCATTCCTCATTTCTTTGTTTCTTTGGTTGGTTTTCCTCAGAAACCATATCAAGCAGAATCTGGTCTCCCAAGGAAAGCCTGTGTACTGAATCCTTCTGCAAAAACACATTAAAAACAATAGGTCAAACTGCGTAAAGATTTTGATTATAGTAATTGGCGCGCAAATAGCATGAAATTTTGGGAAAGATCAACAGATCTTGTAAATATATCTCCTGACAATAGGTCAAGAAGGAAATAAGTGGTGGACCTGACTCAAATATGAAGTGCGGTACAACTATTGACTAATCGTGAACAAGTGCATATACATAGGATGCATGTAGGTTACAAAG encodes:
- the LOC124657249 gene encoding F-box protein At3g07870-like, producing the protein MVSEENQPKKQRNEECFINCLPGDLIEQIFLRLPVSTLLRCIDVCKQWHKIIRDPQFVASQLQHAPHCVLVFFPQESVSGEPYPADAIVIDGAWSHSKYAAPVIGPDDFLCGSCNGLLCLYTKTSMIKIANLATGEHLHLEKPVKNSRGDHFLFYSFGCHPSTKEYKIIHFVADHVEGRYRPHDDNKFSVIQVYTLGDEKWRDIRTPEALSLNCVKNSGAINVDGIMYWLTEDMVASWQHAVMTFDLNEESFARIELPAVAPEDCASGGPRRYWIREIDGKISIATAQTYPSQPRRLVGDLQIWTLDNKAEQRWSQKYNIQYPPDYIPGPNLGHGDKIILPSFGCSLYSYELLGENFRTKLGKMTKLLDFSPHKPGNMKSYIFVKSLVRLDVYKNASIVRRPKQRQGWELKKWETWEQELSKNEKSWSVVHKNEHDGNASARRNSIAINGLLPHIVDDEVRKEIGIKINQIFPNFPDQPRSLRRLNCVAQRQDMENLLARMKNWNSITKATRQVMDTIISMMRSALEDQVAHR